The following proteins are co-located in the Deltaproteobacteria bacterium genome:
- the nrfD gene encoding polysulfide reductase NrfD, whose product MSNLFKVWIGLLALGVLLGLYTTFQIFTIGHGELANTTQLLPWGLQVSTYIYLALTSTGCSFVYCLATLGGVDKLKPIVPRAVLLALLTIIAGFTSLSLEIGRLERLAIEFIVNPNLTSPMWWMGVFYTMYIVVLMIELAAMIFHIEWLMKVGSVAVLITAIAGHSTLGSVFGVLEGRGYGFGALTPIYFLMMAFLGGASLILLVSCLISIFKGSNKEFDEAVTTLRKVFLASVAIAFLATVWRYVVGVWVSDPYYDLFDLGFNKFLKFSLLLGMIVPVLIVVFQKKAGIGLALAPIIVLVVQFIDRNTLIVGIQKIALLQGVWEPRILPYTPAPVEISVVIFVMSIIGIIYSIAEQRGFLEKIKH is encoded by the coding sequence ATGAGCAATCTATTTAAAGTATGGATAGGGCTTTTAGCGCTTGGTGTTTTACTAGGTCTTTATACTACATTTCAGATATTCACAATAGGGCATGGCGAACTTGCCAATACAACGCAGCTTCTGCCGTGGGGCTTGCAGGTTTCAACATACATATACCTTGCCCTTACAAGCACAGGGTGCAGTTTTGTCTATTGTCTTGCAACACTGGGAGGCGTAGATAAACTTAAACCGATTGTTCCACGGGCGGTTTTGCTTGCCCTTTTGACAATTATAGCAGGTTTCACGAGTTTGAGCCTTGAAATCGGAAGGCTGGAGAGGTTAGCAATAGAATTTATTGTAAATCCAAATCTTACCTCCCCTATGTGGTGGATGGGTGTTTTCTATACAATGTATATTGTTGTGCTCATGATTGAATTAGCCGCGATGATATTCCATATTGAATGGCTGATGAAGGTCGGCAGCGTTGCAGTTCTGATTACTGCTATAGCAGGGCACTCAACACTTGGCAGTGTTTTTGGCGTATTAGAAGGCAGAGGATATGGTTTTGGGGCGCTTACTCCGATATACTTCCTTATGATGGCATTTTTAGGCGGTGCATCTCTTATACTTTTGGTTTCATGCCTTATAAGCATATTTAAAGGGTCTAACAAAGAATTTGACGAGGCAGTTACTACACTCCGCAAGGTATTTCTGGCATCAGTTGCAATAGCATTTCTTGCAACAGTATGGCGTTATGTGGTTGGTGTATGGGTTTCAGACCCGTACTATGATTTATTTGACCTTGGGTTTAATAAATTTTTGAAATTCAGTTTATTGCTGGGCATGATTGTGCCTGTTCTTATTGTTGTATTTCAAAAGAAGGCAGGCATTGGACTTGCCCTTGCCCCAATAATTGTCCTTGTTGTTCAGTTTATTGACAGAAATACACTTATAGTCGGCATACAGAAAATCGCACTTTTGCAAGGGGTGTGGGAGCCGCGCATACTTCCATATACACCCGCGCCTGTTGAGATTAGTGTAGTAATATTTGTTATGTCTATCATCGGCATTATCTACTCGATAGCGGAACAAAGAGGTTTTCTTGAAAAGATAAAACATTGA
- a CDS encoding 4Fe-4S dicluster domain-containing protein has product MAIDLAKCVGCQACSVACSMENTRVPGENWHKVIFMNEGETGTKKFTWYPRPCQHCTEAPCTKVCPVRATRKRKEDGVVLINWYKCLGCRYCVMACPYGVRCYPEVKPLLEPDIKEVYHGRRAKLWDPPYQLSREEQDGKRGTGIPPKGVVTKCTFCAHRTDRKEMTPDRDPVKDRDFTPACVIACPASARYFGDIDNPESEVSKRVERKGAYRLREELGTKPQVFYVK; this is encoded by the coding sequence ATGGCAATAGATTTGGCAAAATGTGTGGGCTGTCAGGCATGCAGCGTTGCCTGCAGCATGGAAAATACAAGGGTTCCCGGAGAAAACTGGCATAAGGTCATATTTATGAATGAAGGGGAAACCGGGACAAAGAAGTTTACATGGTATCCCCGTCCCTGCCAGCACTGCACAGAGGCCCCTTGCACAAAGGTATGTCCTGTAAGGGCTACACGGAAGAGGAAAGAAGACGGCGTGGTGCTTATAAACTGGTATAAGTGTTTGGGATGCCGCTATTGCGTTATGGCATGTCCTTATGGCGTGAGATGTTATCCTGAAGTAAAACCTTTATTAGAGCCTGATATTAAAGAGGTCTATCATGGACGAAGGGCAAAACTATGGGATCCGCCGTATCAGTTGTCAAGAGAAGAACAGGACGGCAAGCGAGGGACAGGCATACCGCCTAAAGGTGTTGTAACAAAATGCACATTCTGCGCCCACAGGACAGATAGGAAAGAGATGACCCCTGACAGAGACCCTGTAAAAGACAGGGACTTTACACCTGCATGTGTTATTGCGTGTCCTGCATCAGCAAGGTATTTTGGGGATATTGACAACCCTGAAAGTGAAGTAAGTAAGAGGGTGGAGAGAAAGGGCGCTTATCGTTTAAGAGAGGAACTTGGCACAAAGCCGCAGGTTTTTTATGTGAAATAA